The following DNA comes from Papaver somniferum cultivar HN1 chromosome 4, ASM357369v1, whole genome shotgun sequence.
tatcgaaaattagggttttagatgaaaattgaaattgaaatttctgggtttatgtgagttatggttgattttaactcaattacgaaccgtaacttgaTATTTTGATGttattacggttggtaatagttcaattaccaaccgtatgttcttatatctgagaattttcttcagttacggttggtaaccattttagtttacgaaccgtaactcagttacggttggtatcgagcatttggttacgaaccgtaactaagttacggttcgtatctaacatttagttaccaaccgtaactggttttacgattaggttttcttcaaatttaaccagttacggttggtagttcatattttacgaaccgtaacttcggtttacggttggttatgagcacaattccaaccgtaattagctctgaaaatgtaaaaaaaattgaattttttacgtactttagataactttgagcaacaaaaagctagttgggactaatttagaagtatacccgatcattttcaggtcctggttcttcattttgttggttaatttcttcagttgattgagattgaccttctccactaaactatttttttttaaaactctaaaaatctgattttgattttgagttaatataagtgaaattaatcattaacactaaacttggttatcatcactaaactaggttatcaattatgaaggttaatttgtcatttccagtattTTTTTATAAAGAACACCTTCAATGATCATGTAACgatcctttttgtcctattcctttttgtcctattagagtgccgcccctctaataaaccatgccgcccctataacgggTTACGAAAACAAACATTTGCAACTCCATACAGGCATACACCTGTCGTCCAACTGAATATTGCTTtgggaaattaaaacaattttgaTCGGCTTTGATGATTTGAAATAGAGAGAAAGAGAAGTAAGTCGTAAGGATTTCACACAGGAAGACGAAGAAACAATGATTAGTAAGTTCGAAGATAGTAGATGGAGTCACCGACTCAATGATTTACCAATCATCTTACCTATTTATTGAATCATTTACCTAGTTTTGGGCtatgaataaaaatgaaaaaatgtcAAACTTAGAATTATTTTCAATAGTTATCGACCAAGTCAATGGACTATGGTTAATAAAAACATGGGCTATATTAAGAGAAGCCCTTAATACAGTACGTCATTGTTACGTGAGCATGACATTAGTGGATGGCCCACCATCAACGATTGAGAACAATCCAGACTAAATTTTGGCCAAGGCCAAAGTGGGTTATCTTTCAATGCGTGGATTTAATAACTCTTCAATTGGGTGTTCTTGCTCAAACCCCAGATAGCAATCTGAAACTAGAATCAGCTTTACTCCCTGAAAATGTACGACAAATAAAGAAAGCAGAAGTGTTAGCAACAAAGTTGTAACTAATGGAATCCAAATAGAACTTGTGTTGGTCAAACAAAAGTATCTCCTTGTTAGTGAACCCGCAAAACTGTTCCAGGCGCCACTAATTAAGGAAAAGGTCCTTACATGGAGACTAATCACTGAGGATGGTATCTCCATGTTAGTGACCAACGAGCGGTCTGAGAGAGAAACCCTCTTCAGTGCATATAACTCCGAGGTAGAAACATTTCCAAGAACCAGCCACCATGCTTCGTCTTTTAACTGCGCGAAATGTCAAAAAAACTTCGTCTTTAGTACTGATACTACAACCAATATAATTGGAAGTCGGTGAGAGATGCGTACCTTGGGAAACCGAGGGGTGAAAGCCCTTGTTTTGTGCTTGTAGTTTGTTTTCTCCATTTTAATGTTCAGAAAACGAGACCTAAAACCCTCTCTATCCCTTTCCTGAAGCCTTAACCTTAAATGAATATACGGAAACTGCTGCAACTCCTGTAAAAATACAAAAGATGAAACTCATGTTACCAAATCAGTAAATCAAAGAAGCTGATATGCACTGTTAGTGGCTTGAGGCTCCCTTATGGTTATGTACTAGAAAGACTTAGCTGCTATGTCAACTCATATAAACAATGCCTACAGCTTGGTAGTTTCTCCTTGATGACCTCTAGCCAAATAGATAAAGTTAAACAGACTGTAAATTGAAGAAATAGATGTCTATCTGCAGGGTGTTCGATATGCCATAGACTGCTCTCAGATTATTCATCTCACATCCGTGCTTCGGCCAATCTTGTCAAGGCATAAACATATCAGACTGCTGAGCATGGTGTACATATATGTTCTTTTGGACTCTATTATGATATTTGCATGCATATTGGTCTATGTATGTGACAACTGAAGACCACTTGTGGATAAGGTATGAAGGGTTTTATTACAATTGCAAACAAGTAACAGATAGAGTCAGGACATCAACCATGTCATATTCACGAAAAAGAAGGGGGTACCTGATACAGCTGCGACACAGGGAAGTTTTCGATTAATGACTGCAGAGTTGCCTTGGGAAGACTCAGCAGTTGCTGAACATTTGAGATGCCTCTTTTTCCAAGTAAACTAACAAGTTCAGAATTCATACTTGGCAACATCAATAGAGAAGAATCCCTTTCGAACCACATACcctgaatacaaaaataaaagatgTGACAGATGAAATATGCAAAGAAGAGCTATATTTTGTAACTTCTATCAAGCTGAGCCATGCAAACAACTCCCACaaaattggaaataaaaaaatGCTGGCTTTTAAAGCAAATTGGACCATGTAAGATGATAATCAATCACAAAATATATATTCAAAGCCACCTTAGGGAATAAGGTTATAAACCATTCACCACCATCCAAATCAGAGTTAACTAAGCTTCCACATGAATCATAGTTATCAACATGCTTGAAAATTTATACTATTGCGTCATACGCTATGGAATACTAACGAGTTTGAAAGCACAGAGCTCTCACATGAAATAGTCCCCTTACGACTATTTAATATTTATGCCACAAATGAGAAAATCTACGAAAAATCTTtggaagcaatttttttttttttaaaatgtgtCTCCCCggacaaaaatacttacaaattattTGGAAGTCACTATtgcttaaaatcaaaatcaagtgcAAACATGCTAATTTCTAAACCAAGATCGGAACTCTGGCTGTGAAAATTGAATAGTGAGGACATGGGACATAATGGATTATATACTGCTCCTGCTGGATTATATGGACACAAAATAAAATATTTGTGTTCTTGAATGTGGTAATAGAAGTTTAAATGCATCATTCGCGTATAATGAGTAAGTATTGATTGCATGATACAGAGAAACATATAAGAAATATACCTGCATCACCATTTGCAAGAGATGCATACAGGTTAATGTGCTTGTAAGCCATCCGCTGTTAGCACATATATCAATCATAGCTTGTATGATACGTATACTTTGGTCAAGCACTGACTTCAAATCTGTAACATAATCACTGATCGGCATCTCTAACTGCGAGAAATGTGCCTGAAACCCAAAAAGAATTGGCAGATTAGATAGAGGAGAAAGCTTAAATAAGGAACCATTCCTGTACTGAAATTTTTTAATGGAGGAAAACCCAGACCTGTAGAAGTAGATTTGCTTTAACATGCGGGTCATCAAGGCTATTGTTATCCACAAGGTATGGAACTCTTTTTGATAATGCTTCATTATAGTTTTCCTAGACAACCAAAAGATAAAGATTAAAAGGAGATTAGAAGACATAAACCATACCgcacaaataaaaaaattggtaaCGTGGTTGTGACAAGTTACACGAATTGCATATCTCCCACCCAAACCGAAATATGCATTTGATGGAAATTCATGGTAATAGTTCTTGCCCACATTTTGTTGTCCAGATTTGCGAACTCAAATTATCATGATCTATTTGAGAAACTTGAATTTTAAAGATtgaaatagttggatatggctttTGAAACTGCTATGCTGCTAGAGGATGAAAGGAGTCAATAACAACAATTTAAGCAACGACTGATAACATTTCCGCAATTCGAACAAGGTTCAAAATCATACTATTTAGACCAAAATTTTTGAGTTATAGTAAGCAAAACATAAAGCTACAAACTGTGGTTCCATTCATCTACTTAAACGCTTTCAAATTCCGATGTGTTAAAGCTTTTTTATTGGGGAAAAAAATAGTTAACAATATGAAAGAAAGAAGGATATATTAATAGCCAATATAGATGTCCAAAATAATTTAGAAGCAGTCAACTATCAAGCCTGATAGTAGTAATACACAGCCATCCGTGTATACAATTAATTGATTCATATATTTATCATAATTACAAGCTGCACGATTGTGGCCAGTAAAACCTTGTTACAATCGAAACAAGTCCAGACAATGTGTGAGGAAATTACCTCATTATGTCGCACAGGCAGTTCATTATACTCCGACGCACCAGAGAGTATGTGCAGGAAAACCTGAAATCAATTGTACGAATAAATGGTTGGTTAGAAATATACATTGAGAAAAATGAAATTGTACGATAGAACATGTAGACTTACTTCAAGTGAAGTGTTAGAACTTATGTTTGAACCAAACATCGACACAGTCATGTAGCTTAGGTAATACTGTGATGCCATTGAACCCAACATCAAAGGCTCTACACTGTCATCATTCATCTTGATACAGCCACTATCTTCCAGGTCTTCAAATGTGTTTTGCACCAAACTGCTCAAGGAAAGGCAAACAATCATCACCACTGCCAttagaataaaaagaagaaaagaaaagaagaaaaaaactgatcCTAGCATGATGGTACCTTGACAGGTATGAATTTAGAGTTTTTGATTCAGTGTCCTCCAACCCATAGTAAGCAGGATTAACAACCTGTGGCATGCAAACAAGAATTTAGATTTCAACCATTCCACCACCTTGATAAATTTGTCAGACAAAGCTACTGATGGTAAAAACTATACCAATCGACGGAATAGGTAAGTCCAGGTAAGGTAATGCACTGCATCCTCCTTGTGGCAAATCGTGCCAGAAACAATTTCTGCATTGATGTGATCTTGTATTTGCTCGCGCAGATTACTTTCAACTGGAAATGGTTCATAAAGAAACTGCAAATAGAGGTAGATGGAGAGTATTCAGGCAATTTTATACACAAAGAATTCACACAACTAAATTATTTTTTCATGGTCTATATATTACCTTCTTGTAAAAGCTCTTTTTAGGTTCATGGACAAGAATGACAGCTTTTCCATGCTGGTCAAACTGAGGACGGCCTGCACGACCCATCATTTGCAGAATATCTGTAATAGGGAAATCAACATATCTCTTCGCTTTCCCATCATAAAACTCCGTTCCCTGCATCAGAAACGGTGGTCCTGTCATCCACTATATGTACCAAGGATGGAACTTCAAATCTAAAGTATCCATTAAATTATATGCGGAGATTTATAACATCATACAAATTTAGGTAATGAATATACATATTCCTAAACTAAAAGGTGTAAACAATCCAACAGAATCAAAGGAGGGAAGAGCCACAAAGTGACTTGTCAAAAGAATCACTAAACTATTGTAATATGGTGTTTCTATATATTTAGAAGCATATTTAGCGTTCCTCAAGTTTACCTAAGCCTCCTAAATCAAAAGAACTTCAAACCCCCAGAGAAGTATCCTCCAATAGTTTCAAATAAGATGATAAAAACTGTCACGTAACTGCAGGAACGGCAGGCCTCACCTTAATAATGACCAGATGAGCTGGAAGATTAACACCCCAAGCTAAAGTGCTGGTACATACCAAAACCTATTACAAAAGAGAGGTAAGATAACCAAACAAGTAGGAAAGGAGCATCCATCAAAGAATTACGACGGTATAATGTAGAGCAAATGTAAATGTGCACCTGAATTTTGTTGTTTGCAAAGAGTTCCTCAACCAGAGATCTATCTTTATCATTCAGTCCTGCATGGTGCAATCCGATCCCGAACTGTAGAGTGTGCCTCAAGTTCTGATCAGTGACCTGAGAAAGTACCATCTGCAACGCTTCCTCGCCCATATTCAAAAATTGTATAGGATGCTCATCTGATGCTGCAAACTACATTTACATATACCCAATGATTAAAACTTACATAAGACCCAATGATTAAAACTTAAATAAGAATTGAAGGTGGCCAAGTAAAGAAATGCAATTCGATACTGATGTAAAATAAACACCTGAATGAGGTCCAGCGCAGTAAGCCTTGTCTGACGACGAGATGAAACGAAAATAAGAACTGGCTTCGTAGGCGAATGGGTACATATGGCAGCATACGCTGGTTTATTCATACTATTCATTCTGGGGCAATAGAACTTCCCTGGATATCCCTGTTCATGAAAAATAAGATACTTAATGCTGTGCCTGGTATATGCTTATAGTAAGTGTtgtttagttgagtattttcacagaatcaaataaataaattgcCAGTATAGTCAAGTCAAAAAATGGCTTATGGACTGGCAGCAATGTCAAAGAATCCATTAAACATCCCAACACAATCAAACAGGAAGAGGCACTATGCAGCCTAAGAGAATACACTCTTGACATTTTATCTTGCACAATTTTGAACTGTTTAAGGTATCACACATCTGATTTTAGCAATGAAGGGTACTACCAACAATGAGAACACGTGATCTCTTTTAATCAAGGTTATCTCTTCAGCTACCATGCTATCATGTGTAGATTTAGGTAAACGGAGGCACATTAAAAGCATCTGTAAACGCACCCAAACAAAGGTTAAGGAACGAACTATGACCAACTAACCTAAAGATATCATCTAACTAACTAGATAACTAACGGTCTTCTCGATTATTCAATGGTTCAAAATAGGTGTAAGCCGTCAAATTTGATACATGGATTAATTGCACATTTCACTCATGTACAGTTAATCCAGGTCTAGAAACCAAACTACCCACCATTCAACAACCCAAAATGATGAGTTCGGTTTTACATAGCAGATGAATGCCTCAAAGGAAGCTGTTGAAAGGTTCCGACGCTTAAACCTGGTTTTTAGCTTATGTTCATGGTTACAGAAATACAGAAGGAAAActtgttgttgatcaattgataacCATCACAAACTCATAACATTTACACCCCCAGTAAAGGAAAACCGCTGCAaacatataaatatagcaagaaacTACGAGACTGTTTGTTATGCATGACAAATTCCTAACAGAAAATGAATCAAGATATTTTTATAGAAAAGCATAAATACTTATGGATACCAATGTCCAAATCCATGTTCCCTTACCTGAATGTGAACTTCTAGAGGTACAGGCCTCACACTAGGCTTGAAGTTGAATAACCCAGCATCCCCAACACCCAACCAGTCGGCCAAGTCACTGAAACAAACCAGGTATTTTTGTAAGAGTTATAGCTGTGAATAAATTTTTATGCTGTCTCATAAACAGAAAATTGAAGAAGGATAAAAACCTAAAGGATATCAGGCTATGTTGGCACGGCCATTTCCATATGGGTTCTTTTGACTATCCCCAAGTGTAATACAAGTAATTTCATTAACTGCTGTTGTCTCGTCATAATTTCTTGAGTCACATGTTTAGGCTCCGACGGAGACCTTAGTTTCTCTTCGAAcccatctttattattttcctagactAGGGTAGAAGTGTTTCTTGTTTCTATTTCCAGGTGACAAAAAATGAACCAGCTGGTCACTAATACTTTTTATCACAATCCCTTTATTTTTCCATGCATTGATGAACAAAGAATGTATATAGCAATCCCTCTATTTCTAAACAAcaagaaagaaaatcaaaaccaactgGTCACTTAAAGTTTTGCTCACAATTCCTCCCTATATTTCTATTTTCAAGTGACAAGAAAGAAAACCGTAACCAACTAGTCGCTTAAATTTCCACCACAATCCCTCTATTTTCTTATGTAACAATCACTTTATTAATCCAACCAGAAGTGATGCTCTTGAAGCTTGTGATGTAGCAGAGGTATATTTGACATATAGTACAGACTGCTAATTCTATTTCAGGGAAACAGTTATCTGTTTGTTTTTCGTTTCCAAGGATGTTGCCGTTGCCGTTGCCTATGGTTTCATTAATATCCCAAGAACACAGCTGGTTCTCAACACAAGGAAGACAGCAACCGCTCAGTCAACTTAGCTACCTTATCAAATTGGGGGTACTGGAATAGGGAGTATTGAATTATAGCTCGTGCACCATATAAATCCTTCTTTAGAACCCTATAAAACCCTAATTGGCTAATTGACATTGTAAATCACTATCTCCAAATAAAAACAATATTTCTTATTGAGTCAAAGGAAAAGCATTAAAGAGCTAGCACCATGTTCTATAAATAACATACCATGCATTTGCCAATGCCGTTGAAAGGCCCACAAACCGAACAGCACGTTCTGTTTGAGATGATACGTATCTCATCCTCGAAACAATGACCTGGAGAAATACAACGCCGTGATTGAAAATTAAAATGGAAATAATATACTtttaaatagatttttttttgtcaatGTCCTACAGTTTCCAACAGTATAACTCAGTGTCTGACTTGCTACTTTGTAAATAATGTGACTGCTTTCTTTATCTAAGGTAAACACACATGGAACAGTAATAAATTAGTATGTGCGGTGCAAGATACGAAAAGTCTACTAGCCAGATAACTGCAACTAAGGAAGAAGCAATAGTAAGTGAAAACCTCGAGAATGGGCCCACGATCAGCTCCTAGCAAGTGAATCTCATCCAATATCAAGAGTCCAACCTGCAAATTAACTTACATTCATGTCAGTCATCACTTACAAGTTACAACCAGAGAAGGAACTTCAATTCAGATGTAATACTAGTAAATTATAGCTTGAAAAAAGAATGAACAAACCTTCGTAACGTAGCTTCTACTGTGCCAGTTACGACTGATACCATCCCATTTTTCTGGGGTGGAAATTATGATGTCTGCAGAAGTTAGGGCCATTAAATCTGGAGTATAATCCCCAGTCATCTCCACCTGACAGAAACTAATATCAGCACATCTAACTTCACTTCCAGATAAATTATTGCTGCACACATAAAAATACAGATCATACCATCTTTTTCCCAAGTTGAGACACAAGACGTGTTCTCCAATCTTTCATTCTTTCTCTAACAATGGCTTTCAAGGGTGCTATATATATAACCTGCACTGTGATGATATCTATACTGTATAAATTGAAATGTTTAAAACTAAAATGATTTAAACAAGTAAATGTGATAATCAGACACAGATGTTAACAACATGAAATCCTGCTTCTAAATGAATCTAAAACCCCCATTATATAAAAGAGTAATCCTAGTTATTTAAAAGATTAACCAGACCACAAACCTTCATATCAGGCTGTGTATTGAAGAGATGAAGCATTGCAAGTTCAGCTGATATAGTTTTCCCACTTCCTGTAGGAGCCCCTAACAGAACACTGTTGTCTGTGTGGTATAGGACATGAAATGTCTGACAAGAACAAATCATTCTTTCAGAAACCACGGAAAATTCAGTCATAGCCGCAGGACAAAAGAGAAAACATGAGCATACCTGAGTTTGAATTGGATTGAAATGTGAGAACCTGTACAGCGCCTCATAAGCCTTATTTCCGAGTGAAGATACAGGAAGAGGTTTCAAGTCCAAAAGTTCTGTATGTGATGTACGAGCCTGAGCAAAGCAATTGTTGCTAAAGTTAAAGCGAACACTTCAAAATGTTTGAGCTACCATTAAACTTGCTTGAAACAAAGATATCTAAATTCATCACCTCTGGCAACGCAAGATTTTGGAAGGAGATAGTGTAACAAGTATCTGCATGCAACCAAGAATCTGACACAGCGCGGATGTAGTACTGAGGGGGATGTGGCTCAAATATGGGCACTGTAAAAGAAAGCTTTTGAGACTCCCCTCGTGCCATTTTCTTCGTCAGAGAGAAGAGCTCCGAATGATAAATGTGGTCGTTCTTGGAATCCTATCAAAAGTGAAACCAAATTACTCAGCAGAATGCCTTCAACTCCAATAAAAAATAAGTAAGAATGCAGATAACTCTACATGCTAAGGAAAATACTAAGAATCAGACCAAGTAATCACCAATCCAGTAGTATTGTCAACATTTAAATACAGTCAAGCAAGCAACAAAGATAAAAGCATGAGTACCTCCAGAATTAAATAATAACGAGGTATAGCAAATCAGAACTCAGGGGCATATAGCAACAGTTATGATACTGGCATCGCTCTGAAGTGTCTTACCGATGAATATACTTGCTTACATTATTAAATGGGTAACATCAAGTTTTGCAAGAGAAACTGAATAACATCAGTGTTTCTAGAGATTACTATAAAAGCATGAATAAAACAAGCACTCCAGGTTATCACCTCAACAAGAATCCACCAATGCTGAACAAGACCATGAAAGCGATCCTTCCAAACAAACTCAGGCGTAATGAGCAAGTCCACCTGAAAACAAATATGTCAGGACGCATTCTAAGTAAAGGCTTAGAGAAAAAGCATTTGACTCACCTTTAAAACAGTTCTGGTGATAGGACTTATGGTAGCAGACAAGTTGATCCATGGAAAGTATCCTAAATATTGTTTaacaatctagcaaacaaaagagAAAAACTGAGAACTATACTCAACAAAAATAATTAGAATTCTTAAGAAACGCTGCAAAAGCCATTTCACCTTTCCTCCATGTGCATAACGAATCAATAATCCAATATCTTTTTCCTCCATCTCTAGAAGCCGATCCAAGTCAACTTCTCGCTCTTCAAGCTTTCTCAATACCTGGAACAAAGAGATGCAAGATGCAATATAGTACGTCAAGCACATAAGAAAGCATCTTTAGCAATGTGTTATAAAGATGCTAGACATACTTCCGCGGACAGTTCCCTATCAAACTGTCGTAGAGGATGCTGATGAGGCCATATTTGACGATCCACGGCTTTGCAGTAGTCCAACATAAAAGAAGTCATTTCACACCATCCTCTCCGCAGACATATTTCAAATAACGCACGCATTATACGAGCCAAGCTTGCACTTATATATGCTGCATCTGAAATTAGCGAAAAGCTATCTATTGATCCTCGTGATATGTACAACTGCATGTggaaaaacgaattaaaaagttCAGCCTTTTCCGCCACTCAGATAAGGGAGACGTAACTATCATGGATCAGATGTAAGAGATGACCTGAATTAGGATTGAGATTTTCCCATGTTTATTCGAAGGACCACCCTTTACTTCCACAGGGCATGATCTGCGAACCAGGGTTTCTAGTTCATCCTGCTCTTCTTCCCTTACAACAATATTTTCAAATTCAGATGAATGGGCCACCATATTAATCACCTGTAACAGTAAAAAGTGCATAAATagaagaaacaagaaaaaacaaactATAAGTTAACTTGCTCCAGCATCTTCATAGTGCACTACCATGCACATATTTTCAGACAGtgtatttcaaaattttaaaatgccCCTACCGATGCGTAAAGCATATGGAATTCATAATGCACCACAGTTCACCAACTTCCTACAGTTATGAGAGAAACAAACTAGAGGGAAAAAAGACCAGCAAGTAAACACCAAGTGCACCTACCTCACTGTCACTCATCTGATGCCTGAGCATTTCATTGTATGTTTCCACACTAGAGTACTGAATATAAAAGTGACTTGCAATGCGACCAAGTTCTGTACAGTAAAAATTTCCACTTTTCTCATCAAACCGCATCATTTTTGCTTTGTCAAGGGAGCGAGCAGCATCTGTTACAAGGGATCTTTGCTTTGAGATTAAAGAAGGATCTGCCATGACCTGCCAAAGACACAAAAAGCAATTGCGATAAAGATATattccaatttcatctttactaatTACCGAGATAAGAATGATGGCCTCCTTCAGATATATGTCAAAAATATTAAAGCATACCTCATCCCATCCTATCCCATACTCCAATGGATTTGATTTCATCCTTATGAAAAGATATGTATATCCCAGCCAGGCACAAGCTTCCTTGACGTTGGTAACAGTACCCAGTGCCACCTCTGCGTTTAAGTTGTCTTTCAATGAGCTAATAAACTGAAACGAAAAGACAACAAGCAATTAAAAAGCGCTCAAGCAGACAGACTTGAAGCAAGAGCTCGGAAGGAAATCAAACTCCAGCCTTACCTGACTTTCTATTGGAAGCTGACTTGTCAGCAGTCGTAAATAGTAGGCTAACTTATCATGTGATGTTATGATAATGCCTTCACCGCTTTTGTCAAATTGTGGTCTCCCAGCTCGCCCGAAGATCTAAAAGATGATGAGTTAAGTAACCAAGTGAAAGACTAATTCCAAAAACGCgaccataaaaaaaaaaggagagacaAGCTAGAAAAAAGGCAGAGTGATAAGCCTGAAATAACTCTGTGCTAGAGCTTGCTTGTAATACCTGCATAACATCAAGCATGCCCAGATCTCGCCATCCACCGGCCTTTGGATCATATAGTTGGGTTCCCTAAAGTGATTACATGGAATAATGATTAGGTATAAATAATGTATTTAGAATTGGTGAACAATACAGATTGCATGACATAGTTAAAGTGCAAGTTAGACAAACAAAAAGAACCAGTGAAGTAAACATCCAAGAAATGCACCAAGCAAACCAATTAGGCAGATACTTTGGTGTAATCAATGTTTATTTAGAAGAGCTGAAAGATCATCACCACAGATAATAGATGAAACATTCTCAGTTCCTGTTTTTGCCACAGGCTGACAAGCATAGTGACTGTGTGGCCATGTATTAGAATCATCATTGTGCACACACAACTTCTAGATTAAAATTTACAAGACGTTGTCTTTAAGGAAACCAACTGCTTTTCTTGGTTTAGTAACTTCACTATCAGAAAGGTAATACTGTATCTTTACATTCACTtccaaaagaaggaaaaacaagcAGCATAGTACATAGAGAACCATCTCTTACCCATAAATATAATTTCCCAAAGCAACACACATAAAAGTTTAACTTAATTACTAGGAAGAAATATTTCATGCCATTGCTTCCGCTCAAACGAACAgaaaaaaatgaaagagaaaaaaaaaaaggagggggGAGGGGGGCAATCAAGTTGCACAGAATAACCTTTATGACAACTGTGTGAGCAGGTAAATTTACTCCCCATGCCAATGTAGCAGTGCAAACAAGAACCTACACCAATGCAATAcaatagaattaaataaaagggTGCAACAGAGTTCAAGTGCTAGACACAGTAAAAATAAAGCCCTACCTTCAGGAGACCTTCGGAGAAGAGACGCTCAGTCAGACCTCTGTCAGCGCGCAACATCCCAGCATGATGAATACCAATCCCAGATTCAAACAACTCagcaacttctttgtttcttgatTTTTGCACATCCTTCTGCAATGCTTAGAATGAGTGATCCATGCAATTTCGGTTAACGGTATCAACCGCACAGTAAAACCAACTACTTACCTTTATTAAGGCATACATTGGATGTTCGTCATTCCTAAACAACTCGGTATCTTCACTCTTCTGGGAAAATTCAATCTGCATCACAT
Coding sequences within:
- the LOC113271714 gene encoding DExH-box ATP-dependent RNA helicase DExH14-like; the protein is MLVELPRLTNSLRVPYDVDKAYLERKIFLQNHNKPQRPGNSLDDSELARNIVHHWEQASNEVRQAYKKFLGSVVELIDGEVSSEEFRQVAKTVYRLFGAPQEDDVKNNRSKISASKKEELQKCIGYNVPDIKIQKVASLAQKLFLLQPSGNGDDASISEVRVDVGGENSAEFGSELVFHAPTRFLVDESLNNELLLEEESSMMSSLHGEQYNHIESVPNNFVVDKGKVDLRWLRDECDQIVRQSGSQLPTDELAMALCQVLDSDRAGDEIAGELLDLVGDGAFEIVQDLLKHRKELVEAIHHGIVVLKSEKAPTIQPKMPSYGTQVTIQTETEKQIDKLRRKEEKKQRRGTEHGVENDLSAGNFSSLLQASESKGLFDDLIGSGQGSSKFVVNSLPQGTVRKNLKGYEEVSIPATETAQMKPGERLIEIKELDDFAQAAFHGYKSLNRIQSRIYQATYHTNENILVCAPTGAGKTNIAMIAVLHEIKQHYRDGILHKNEFKIVYVAPMKALAAEVTATFSHRLAPLNLNVKELTGDMQLSRSELEETQMIVTTPEKWDVITRKSSDMSLSMLVKLLIIDEVHLLNDDRGPVIEALVARTLRQVESTQSMIRIVGLSATLPNYLEVANFLRVNPEAGLFFFDSSYRPVPLAQQYIGITEQNFAARTNLINEVCYKKVVESLKQGHQAMIFVHSRKDTSKTAKTMIEFSQKSEDTELFRNDEHPMYALIKKDVQKSRNKEVAELFESGIGIHHAGMLRADRGLTERLFSEGLLKVLVCTATLAWGVNLPAHTVVIKGTQLYDPKAGGWRDLGMLDVMQIFGRAGRPQFDKSGEGIIITSHDKLAYYLRLLTSQLPIESQFISSLKDNLNAEVALGTVTNVKEACAWLGYTYLFIRMKSNPLEYGIGWDEVMADPSLISKQRSLVTDAARSLDKAKMMRFDEKSGNFYCTELGRIASHFYIQYSSVETYNEMLRHQMSDSEVINMVAHSSEFENIVVREEEQDELETLVRRSCPVEVKGGPSNKHGKISILIQLYISRGSIDSFSLISDAAYISASLARIMRALFEICLRRGWCEMTSFMLDYCKAVDRQIWPHQHPLRQFDRELSAEVLRKLEEREVDLDRLLEMEEKDIGLLIRYAHGGKIVKQYLGYFPWINLSATISPITRTVLKVDLLITPEFVWKDRFHGLVQHWWILVEDSKNDHIYHSELFSLTKKMARGESQKLSFTVPIFEPHPPQYYIRAVSDSWLHADTCYTISFQNLALPEARTSHTELLDLKPLPVSSLGNKAYEALYRFSHFNPIQTQTFHVLYHTDNSVLLGAPTGSGKTISAELAMLHLFNTQPDMKVIYIAPLKAIVRERMKDWRTRLVSQLGKKMVEMTGDYTPDLMALTSADIIISTPEKWDGISRNWHSRSYVTKVGLLILDEIHLLGADRGPILEVIVSRMRYVSSQTERAVRFVGLSTALANACDLADWLGVGDAGLFNFKPSVRPVPLEVHIQGYPGKFYCPRMNSMNKPAYAAICTHSPTKPVLIFVSSRRQTRLTALDLIQFAASDEHPIQFLNMGEEALQMVLSQVTDQNLRHTLQFGIGLHHAGLNDKDRSLVEELFANNKIQVLVCTSTLAWGVNLPAHLVIIKGTEFYDGKAKRYVDFPITDILQMMGRAGRPQFDQHGKAVILVHEPKKSFYKKFLYEPFPVESNLREQIQDHINAEIVSGTICHKEDAVHYLTWTYLFRRLVVNPAYYGLEDTESKTLNSYLSSLVQNTFEDLEDSGCIKMNDDSVEPLMLGSMASQYYLSYMTVSMFGSNISSNTSLEVFLHILSGASEYNELPVRHNEENYNEALSKRVPYLVDNNSLDDPHVKANLLLQAHFSQLEMPISDYVTDLKSVLDQSIRIIQAMIDICANSGWLTSTLTCMHLLQMVMQGMWFERDSSLLMLPSMNSELVSLLGKRGISNVQQLLSLPKATLQSLIENFPVSQLYQELQQFPYIHLRLRLQERDREGFRSRFLNIKMEKTNYKHKTRAFTPRFPKLKDEAWWLVLGNVSTSELYALKRVSLSDRSLVTNMEIPSSVISLHGVKLILVSDCYLGFEQEHPIEELLNPRIER